DNA from Ptychodera flava strain L36383 chromosome 15, AS_Pfla_20210202, whole genome shotgun sequence:
AAAAATATCAGTTGAGTTTTGAATATCATAAATGTAAATAAGAAATAGCAGAGGACCAAGTATTGATCCCTGCGGCACTCCATAGTTTATTCTCTGTATATCTGACGAACAGCTGTTTATGTCAACAAATTGTCGACGGTTTTCCAAATAAGACTTAAACCAGCTATAAACGGGCCCACGAATACGTAATGATTTAACTTACATAGTAGAATATCGTGATTTATGGTGTCGAATGCCTTTCTTAAATCAATAAAGACACCCAATGTTACAGAGCCATTGTCCATTTCTTGAACTAATTGAGTGGTAAGATCTGCTAAAGCAAGTTTAGTACTGTGACCCTTACGGAACCCATATTGTGTTTCAACAagaatgttaaatttgtctAAAAACTTACACATCTGCTTATTAACCACACTCTCAAAGATTTTGCTAAAAGTTGGTAAGATAGATATTGGTCTGTAGTAACTAACTTCATGAGCGGAACCTTTTTCAAATATTGGGATGACCTTTGCAACTTTGAGTTTATCAGGGAAAACACCATCCTTTAAAGAACAGTTTAAAATGTGAGCAAGGGGTTTTGAAATACTGTCAACGGCGATCTTTACCAGTATAGGATGAATTTCCCCACGGCTTTATCAGAAtccaaattttgtatttcctgTTTGACCTGTTGGACACTGATGGGACTGAGAAAAAAAGAGTTACGGAGAGGATCGCCCATGTACGTTCTAAAATTAGAAGTACATGAACTTTTTAACAGCTGATGCCAAGTTTTCCCCAACATTCACAAAGTACGAGTTGAAGCTAGGCATTTGCTATGTCCATATTGTCGGTGACATAGTTATCAGGATTGGTACCAACTCTAAGTTTTTGCGGTGTCATTCCATTTCGGCAATTcttatttaaaatatcattgataATTTTCCACGTGCTTTTTGCATTTTGCCTGTTATTGCAAAGTTTATTATGAAAGTAAGACCGTTTGGCATTCTTAAGTAATTTTGTCAGGGTATTCCGATAGGATCTATAATGAAAATGGACATGTGAGTTTTCACCTGATTGCTTGCTTTTAGAGATCGAAGGGGTGTAATTTTCGACTGCTTTCTAAAATTACTTTGCAATTCGTTTCATAGACCTTTCAAGTTTTGGTACTGGCAGAGTTATCTTGATTTTCCTTCACTGTAACATGATCCTTATGCGTGTAGTGACTCCCTTCGAACGTCAGTTGCTGAGTGAAAGAATGTACCCCCTGTATTGCCCAGACCGTACTTAGGCTTGCGGCCAGGCTTGCGGCGTTGAAAGCTATCCAGACACCCGATCCATTCAACAACGCGACCCCAAAGACTCCTGTTCTTTCTCTGTTACTGAGCTATAGAAACAAGTGACTGACCATCGGCGGTTCATGAATAGCTAAACAAAGTAACCAGCCATATCGATAACGTGCTATATGTTAGAGTCGTGTCATTGCTTGCATTTGCAAAACATATTGAAGTCTGTGATTGTGCAACACAAAACTAAAAGAGTCGATttggtctctctctctctctctctctctctctctctctctctctctctctctctcaacaaaGGCAAAccaacatttcattttgtttccattATCAAAAACAATAAACGTGTCATCGAAAAATACAAGGATTCAGTTAATTCATTTGGCACGTCACCTACAAATTGGTTTACGAGGCGTATAGCTTCCCCGCCTACATATGATTgtataaaaaaatcattacagaAACACAGTGTGCAGAAAGTGTACGTATATCCAGCATCGCAATATGTCGAGAGGTAGCCGACTAGTTGTTGGTTCTGGCTCTTCCTAAGCTTTATTCTATTTTATTGACTCCATTGGTATAGCCTGCCACTTTGGCTCTTCTATAAACTTCAGCCCCTTGAACTGCTGAACAGACCATGGACGTAATTTTTTTAGGTCCATGACGAGACCGAGCTGCCGAACTATGACACGTTCGTATCGTACGCCTCAACTGTCCTGGttaatattttactttaagGTGGAGCGCGGCTGAACAAAATGGCTGACTGCGTTTTCAGTTGAAGTCAAGCCATTCTGATTCGTTAGAGGCGCTTGCAATTCAAAAGTTTACAGGAGCGAAATTGTTCACTTGTGAACTGGGTATCGAGAAGTGAAACTCTTGAAACCGTGTTGAAGATAACGTAAGGTATGTCCTTCTAAATTCTCCGTTAAAGTTTCTCCACAGGACTGAAAATTACGGCGTTTCAATATTTGTCAGTGTATGAATTGTAAGTTATGTATTACTATTAGTGATATGACACGAACTCGCGAGAGGACAACTAGTGGAACATCATATTTGCCGCCACAGGCGCGTGGAGTGTCAGTGTGCTAAGTGTGCCATTCTTTCTTCATATACTACATTTGCAATTCCAAGCACCTGTCAGACCTGTGTTTGCCCGCAAGGTCCAGTGTTGGAGTCTTGTGTGTGGACTCAGTGTTATGTTCATAAGGTCAGAGTTCATGTGGACATTTGTCTGTAATATTTTCTCGCTCATTACATATTTTCAATTCACAAGCTACAAAAATGTTTCTTCGGTTTTTTGTTTATCTTCATAGATGAAAATAATTAGAAGCAGAAAGAATGCCGCGCTTATGACGTCATGTATCATATTTGGATTCATTCTCGGAAAGTGGTCGGAAAACATCACAAACAGTCCCGTGGTTCGCCAGCAAATCGACATCAATTCCAATCAGCTGTGTGCTTGCCAGTGCaatggaaatgaaatgaaagagcAAGACTTGCAAGCAAAACCTGAAGGCTTTGTCGCGAAGAATGACAACGGCGTCAACAAAGGAAATGATGTGATCCTGGGTGAGTGGTGACTGGCTGTCCTGCGACATACTGTGAGAAGTCATATCTGTGAAATGATAGGCTTAGTTTTTGTGTGGTGTGCCACTTTAAGGCCACAAGTACTTTGATATTGTCAGCTGATTGAGATTGTACATTTTCCAAATGCTTATCGGTagtgaaaataatttttgcCGCTCACAGTGGAACAATTGTCATTGCGATGAGCGATATGAATCTTTGGGCCTGTTTTAACTCCGTCTTAACGTACATCATCTACATGTAGCATAGTAGGCACAGAAAGATCTCATCGTATTATTTACACTTTGCAAATCGAAGGAACACCATGCATAGATTCCAGCAGGCATAGTATTTTCGATACCGACGTAAATGTGAATGATTACCTGTCATTACAGTGATCCAATGTTAAATCTAAAATGTCGCTTCAACAAAAACAGTGACGGAGCGACTGACGGGACTGTGAACGAACCAAGAGTGTCAGACTGACAAATCATTGTCTCTGTATATAATTATCAcataacattatttttttaatatattttttccaAGGCAAAAGATTCAGAAAACCACGAAAGTTTTTCATTGACTGCGGCGGGAATGTCGCATCCTCCGTAGTTCTATTCAAAGAGACGTACCCGGACGCCGCCGACTTTTACATTCATTCGTTTGAGCTGGATGACAGACTTTGCCCTTATTTTGCTCCCTTCAAGAACCACACTCTCCACTGCCCTGTAGCTGTGTCAAATGTTACAGGTAAGATATGGTGTTCAATTGAACACCGAACGATCATCTTTTGTACAAACAGAAAGGGTGGAGTTTCCGCCTAGATAGAATGGATTAAGTTTATAATCAACCAAGTTTTCATCATGCCgcaaaattacacaaattatCGCGCACCACCTAGAGAAGCATTTTCATCTGTTGATACAAGTTTCAGCCCCAAAGACATGAGCAATGCTATCCCAAACATGTTTAGTAGTATGCTACACTaatatgaaagacttaaacttttctttcatcaaatcaaggataaaaatcaggagtcgCCGTTTAAAGTTTTGTACCAGAGcaacaaattacttaacatttactgatacttgaaattaaaaatggctgccatccttgtgttaacgcTGCGAGAAAACtaaaatgttcgattttcgaaactaagacggtgaaaatattCTTAGTAAACTCTGAGAGCTTTAAGACCAGAATAGAATTATAAAAATcctagagtccaaatatctgtccccgaggtgcattctatgTACTAGTACCTTTAATGAAATTTGACCCTGTCATTCATCTCACAGCTGATCTGAAGGGTAAAGAAAAAATCTTAGCTATCAAAAGTAGGCAGAATTGGCCTCCGGTAATAACGGTTTCACTTATTATTCTCGCCTCTTCCCTATTTTTTCCCGTCCAACCctacataaatatattgtaagaGGGGTGGGGATAAGTCATCTAGTGTAGTATGTGTTTATGATAGCAATCAGTAAGTGTTTGGAGTTTGTATTATGATGTCGGAGATATCGTCCTTTTTCCAATATATTTCCTGTGGTCCCTTATACGTGGTCAAATACACATCTTGAAGTTCGATGGGAAACGGAATTTTTATAAATACTGACACTATTGTGATATCAAAAGCAATCCTATATGTCCTTCAACATGAAGTTATGGTCTGTTCGGAAATAACATGGACGTGAAGCAAATGACACTGTATATTGTTGTGTGAAGAGTGTCAATATTTGCGCTCGTTAGCGTTTTGAGTCACTTTCAACTTGAAGTAGCTATGAAAATACGAATAAACTATCGGTATACTTGaggtatttgaaatgaaaatgatctACTGAAAGGGATATACTAAAGATTCGCTTGCTCCTACTCTCGCTCTTTTATTGAAGGAGAGATAACCGCTTACGCAGAAGCTGCGTGGTTTCCTGGCAAGTCTGTGGGTGGCGAAGACAAGCAGTGGGGCGGTGGATCGATATTTGTATCGAAGAACGAGAGCGTCAGAAAAGATGGCGGCGAAAGAATGCTGTCGTATCGTAAAAAGGTTCCTGCGGTCGACCTATCGTCTTGGCTTCGTGAGCACGTCACTCAAGAGGACTACCTTATTCTGAAACTTGACGTTGAGGGCGCCGAGTATGGCATCCTCAGGAAGATGCTGACTGAGGGTACAATTCAGCTGGTCGATAAGTACATATTTTTAAAGAAACTATCTCTGAAGCTTACAATGCCCTGAAAAACAAAAAGGGTGGAAAATAGAAATTAACTTAAAAATTGTTGAGAGCCGCGTATGGCTGcaatcaaacaaaaatataattaatttgGTAAAACTCCATATAAAGCGAAGCGATCTTCCAATTTGAAGAGACAAATGACAATGGTCTTGGAATCCAAAGATTATTGTCATTTGGctctttgaaaaataaaacaaaacacaaatcgATGTGTCCCATGAATCCTTTGCGATAGCATTGAATTTGAGTGTCGTTCATTTTGTACAAGTGACACTGTTGATCAAAGTCAATTTCATTTCGATCGACGAATGAAAATTGAGTGAGGCAGTCATGACAATGACAAATCGCGTCGGACTTGTCATATTCtctactttcttcttcttcacctttaattaattgaattttgtttgtttggtcgGTTGTTTGGTTGGTTGGCAGGTTGGTTGGTTGATAAATTTGCTTGTTTTGTCCGCTTGTCGGGCTGTGTTACTTAGTATTTTGGGCAATGCTACATATGGAAATATCTACCGCAATGGCCTCGTGGCCTTTGACATCGAAAGGGCGCGAGGTAATAAATGCGACTTTTAGCCAATGTGGCCGCAGTCGGTTTTCAAGACCAAATATTATTAGACCTAATCTACCCAATTGATCCGGACAGGTTATACGGTGAATATCATAGTGACCAACCGACGGGAGCCGACGACAAGGAAAAATCCCAAATCAAGGCTGACCTCAAGGTCAAGAAACAGTCGATGCTGAGATGGATCGGTGAGAGGAAGACCTACCATGATTTCGAGTTTCTACACCCGACAAAGGCGAGTCTTATAGAAATTCAATTATAACAGTCGACTCAGTCCCTTTATATTTCATCGTTAATTATACAATAAACGAAAAAGTTAAGTCGAATAACATCGCACATTTATCAATGGCTTAATGCAAATACCACATTACTGAACTACGAGGAGAAAAATCACTGCCGGTCGCTCGAACCCTTCAACAACCAAATTGTAGTATAACCTCGTCACTTGGTATCACACACTGGGCCTCTACACTATAGGGTGAAAGACTTAATCACAAACGTGAAGTGAAAATAATCTTGTAAAACATCCTTGGTACAGTATTGTGCTTTACTTTCTACTTAACCTTACCTTTACAAAAGCAATCTTTATACCCAATCTGCAGTAATTACTCTAAGCTTATCATAAGTTACATAAATGTAGACCATAGAAACGCTACCTGTGTATACAATTGTGTACTCTATGTAAAATTCTGTAATACAACTATTTATTCCAGTTTAAAGGCAAGTTTTTCTTTTTGCCTTTTAATGTCTGGGATGTTGTTTTGCACATGACAGTGATTTAAAGCTCATTAGCTGTAATTTGATATTGTAAAATACTCGAGAACTCACTATGAAGAAATGCGTGGTGTTCAACTTGACGACACACAGTCTGTTCGTGAAATATACCCGAGGTTATCGTTGATGATTGATTATTTCTAGgcaggactagaattcacttggtAACACCGTCATCGCATGTTTTAGACAACATGTTGTATTTGCACGGCCGAGACTTGTATTTCAGGTAGTATGAAgcacgaaagtgaaagacttaaacttttgctcaaactttctcaaaccaaactttcaaccattctcttaccaaatcaacaataaaaatcgggggtcaccgtgcaaagtcaggaactagcgaaacaattTGCCCCTGAgcttttgcaatttttgaaattcaaaatggccgccatgcctgtgttaactctatgggggaaaattaaattttggattttcgaaaaattgagacggtgaaagttttctttcttcaagagctttaaaatgagcctccacaagtggtggatcagaaaagaattgtagaaatttgagagtccgattgtctgtccccaaggcgcgttctacgtTAAGGATAATGCGCCACGAGGACAGATAATTGCCCTCTCAAACTTTACATTCTTATTTGATCTACCtcttttgggggctcatttgaagCCCTTGGggtaagtaaagttttcatcgacttattttcgtg
Protein-coding regions in this window:
- the LOC139151587 gene encoding uncharacterized protein; protein product: MKIIRSRKNAALMTSCIIFGFILGKWSENITNSPVVRQQIDINSNQLCACQCNGNEMKEQDLQAKPEGFVAKNDNGVNKGNDVILGKRFRKPRKFFIDCGGNVASSVVLFKETYPDAADFYIHSFELDDRLCPYFAPFKNHTLHCPVAVSNVTGEITAYAEAAWFPGKSVGGEDKQWGGGSIFVSKNESVRKDGGERMLSYRKKVPAVDLSSWLREHVTQEDYLILKLDVEGAEYGILRKMLTEGTIQLVDKLYGEYHSDQPTGADDKEKSQIKADLKVKKQSMLRWIGERKTYHDFEFLHPTKVLESRYAPNAANVVISKCGMTSRDRNQVAIVIEVGMNKKPAIWLIETIRAYKKKFPCTIFVYGDFATQYPQLVRDWSIDFDIGVRGSSPQLEHIWENLNYYYTRMSIIGGAMRLSEIGMEPVFILPQRQSNHTVRIAQKHGYWVVDPNASFPPRKGTQFTEENYFKYRDVERVPRALRSISDALLRDQGGIISLDADLFDSYMISVFLLDYLFENSQFQLVGLKDCYD